GAACTTCCTGACCCGCTTTGCTTCCAAAGTAACGCTGGTTCACCGCCGTGATGAGCTGCGCGCCTCCAAAATCATGCAGGACCGCGCTCGTGCCAACGAAAAAATCGATTGGGCGCTTAATCGCACACCGCTTGAAGTCATTGCGGATGAGCAGGGCGTGAGAGGCATTAAGGTTCAGAATAACGAAACAGGTAAAGAAGAAGTTATTGAAGCCAGCGGCGTATTTGTGGCAATCGGCCATCATCCGAACACTAGCTTTCTGGGCGGTGCAATTACAACCGATTCAAACGGTTATATCGTCACTACACCAGGAACATCCGAGACGAATATTCCAGGCGTCTTTGCTTGCGGTGACGTGCAGGATACCCGCTATAGACAAGCGATTACAGCGGCAGGCAGCGGCTGTATGGCGGCAATGGACACAGAAAAGTACATTGAGAGCTTGGAACACAGCGCGATCGTGATGTAAACTGGTTGATATAGGCTGCATTATAAATATAAATACTATCAGAGGTGAAATCATTCATGGAAAACGTTATTGTCTATACATCAAACAACTGCCCTCACTGCAAGCAGGTAAAGAGCTTCCTGTCTGAGCAAGGGATTGCGTATGAAGAACGAAACATCGAAACGAATGACGAGTTTGCACAACAGGTATGGGATATGGGAATACGCGCTGTTCCGTTGACTATCATCGGCGAGCATCGCATTATGGGTATGAACAAGCTGCAATTTAACAAAGCGTTGGCACCGCAAACCGAAGCATAATAGGCGGCAGCTATACGCTTGAACATAATAAGGGCTCTTCCCGTTTGAGAGGGAAGAGCCCTTTTGTATTAAAGCTTTTGTTTCTCGCAGCAACCGAGTATCCCTAGGAGAGGACCGTAACCTGGCCTATTCCTGAAAGTTGATGTTTCTTGATTCCGTTATCGTTTTTTCGTAGTTTCTTTCCCGTCAGAAAAAGATCATCATGATCAGCTGAAAAATTGCATATACGGCGATTCCCGCAACGATCAGCAGCAGACCTGCTTTTTTCTTACCCTGAAAGAGACGCAGAATGGCCAGACTGAACAATGGCGCAATGACCAAGAGAAACAGCAGCACGGTTACAAACATCTGCGCCGAAATATCCGATGTATCGACATAAGTCATGAAACGTTCCTCTCCTATCTGTATCTTTCCTGTATGCATTCTGCATTTCATGGTGACATATATCACATATATGAAATTCATTATATAGTAAACTGACGTTTTTTACCTTAGTCACTTCTTAAAAAATGAGGCGAAATTACGTCAATTTACAGGCATTGACACACGTACAGGTCCGAGAAACTGCGAAACGGCAGAGTAAGCGGCTCCAATGACCGTAGAACGGCTGCCAAGCTCCGCAAAGTGAATCTCCATTTCTTCACGGTGGTAGGGCAGCGTTCGCTCGGAGACAACCTTCTGCATGGTGTCTCCAATCCAGTCACGTGCATCTGACAGAGGGCCGCCGATTACAACCGATTGCGGGTTGAACCCGTTGACCAGATTCGTGATACCCACGCCAAGATAGCGTCCCATTTCGGAAAAATGGTCAATCGTTTCCGCATGGCCTTGCTCAGCAAGCTTGACCAATTCGGAAGTCCGGCGTGAAGGCAGAGTAGATCTTGTTAGATCATAGGCTTTTTCCGAGGCGTACAGCTCCCAGCAGCCCCGGTTTCCGCATGAGCATTCCTTCCCGTCTGCTTCGATTGTCATATGTCCGGTTTCCCCGGCATATCCCCTAGCTCCTTTATACAATTCCCCATTGATGATGATGCCTGAACCGATACCGCTTCCGGCACTGATATACAGCAGATGCTTTGCATCGCGTCCCGCTCCGAAGCGAAGTTCTCCTTGGGCTCCGGCGTTAGCTTCATTGTCGATGGTGACCGGCACGCCGATTTCATTCTCAAGGAGCTGCTGAAGCGGAACCATTTCCCACCCGAGGTTTGGCGCAAAAAGAACCATGCCGTCACCGTCCACCATACCAGGCACACCTACTCCGACGCCAACGATACCGTAATGGGAATTAGGAGCGAGCTTCATCAATCCATTGATCATGTGAATCATCATATCTAGCACAGATGAGACATCGTGCTGTTCTAGCATACATTCTTCTTCTGCAAGAATCCGACCTTCAAGATCGGTTAGTACCGCCATCATCTGCTTGAGGCGAATTTCTACGCCCACAGCATAACCGGCTTCTCCGTTAAACAGCAGCATTCGCGGTTTTCGGCCGCCACTTGATTCGCCGGGTCCGATCTCCTGTACAAGATGATTATCGCACAGCTCCAGCACCAGATTGGATACGGTTGCTTTATTAAGTCCGGTTAGTTCCGAAACTTTGGCGCGGGAGAGGGGGGCATTGCGGATGATTGTATTCAGTATAATAGACGTATTTATTTTTTTAACCAGCGCTTGATCACCGGTGATATTTGTCATGGTAACCCATCCTTTAGAAGTTAAATCAATCGTAAGATATGCTCATAGTCTAGGCGGAAAAAACGAAAAATGTCAACACGTCAAGAATGGCTTTTGCAGATAAGAAGCGGTTGATGAGGGATGTGATAGGAAGCTGTCCAATCAACTTAGTTTAACCAATAGACAAAGTTATATCTGTGTGCTAGGATAGCATTGTAAGCGGTAACCACATATTAATCAGGAATAGGGAGGATTTATCTCATGGCCTATTTTAACAACATTAACAAGATCGAATATGAAGGAAGCAAATCAACGAATCCATATGCGTTTAAATTTTATAATCCGAATGAAGTTGTGGCCGGCAAAACAATGGAAGAGCATCTCCGTTTCGCCATGGCTTATTGGCATACATTAACTGCGGGTGGTTCTGATCCGTTCGGCGCGGACACTGCTGTTCGTCCTTGGGGTAAGTTTTCCGGTATGGATCTCGCTAAAGCTCGCGTTGAAGCCGGTTTTGAATTTATGGACAAACTGAATATGCCTTTCTTCTGCTTCCATGATGTAGATATTGCACCGGAAGGAAACAATCTACGTGAGTTCTACAGTAACATTGACACGATCGTAGACATGATTGAAGAGAACATGAAGTCCAGCGGTAAGAAGCTGCTGTGGAACACAGCTAATATGTTCACGAACCCGCGCTACATGCATGGTGCAGCTACAACCTGCAATGCTGATGTGTACGCACATGCCGCTGCACAGGTGAAGAAAGGTCTGGAAGTGGGCAAGCGCCTTGGAGCAGAGAACTATGTATTCTGGGGAGGCCGTGAAGGCTACGAGACACTGCTGAACACAGATATGGGTCTTGAGCTGGATAATCTCGCACGCCTGTTCAATATGGCAATCGACTATGCGAAAGAGATCGGCTTTGACGCCCAATTCCTGATTGAGCCTAAACCGAAAGAACCTACGAAACACCAATACGATTTTGATGCGGCTACTACGATTGCGTTCCTGCAAAAATACGGCCTCGACAAACATTTCAAACTGAACCTTGAGGCAAACCATGCAACCTTGGCCGGACACACATTTGAGCATGAGCTTCGTGTTGCCCGCCTGAACGGTATGCTCGGCTCGCTGGATGCGAACCAAGGCGACATGCTGATCGGCTGGGATACCGACGAGTTCCCGGTTAACATTTATGATGCAACATTGACATTGTATGAAGTGCTCATGAATGACGGCCTCGGTCGTGGTGGTGTAAACTTTGACGCTAAAGTACGCCGTCCTTCCTTCGAGCCTGAGGATCTGTTCCTGGCACATATCGCAGGTATGGACACTTATGCTAAAGGCCTCAAAGTGGCTGCCAAGCTGATCGAGGATCGTGTGTTCGAAGACTTCATCGCGAAACGCTACAGCAGCTTCACTGAAGGCATCGGAGCAGATGTTGTCTCCGGTAAAGCTACTCTGGCTTCCTTGGCCGAATATGCGCTGAACAACGAGAAACCACGAAAGAATGAATCTGGACGTCAAGAAATGCTTAAAGGCTTGCTCAACCAGTACATTCTTGCTGACTAAGTGATAACGGATAAATAAAAACTTCACCGGCTCCCGGAAGGGTGGCCGGTGAAGTTGTTTCACCCTAAGGTTTCAGCAGAGCCATGACCTGCTCCTGCTGCGGCCAACCTTGAGGAGGAATGATGATGAGTTATGTGATCGGAGTCGATCTTGGTACAAGTGCGGTAAAGACTGTACTTGTAGACCGTAGGGGCAAAGTGGTGGCGGAGCATTCGGAGTCATATCCGCTGAGCCAGCCCAAGCCGGGATATAGTGAGCAGCGGCCCGAGGATTGGGTCGAGAAGACCTTGTTGTCCTTGAAGCGGTTAATGGAAGAGACCGCTATCGAGCCGTCGGAGATTGAGGGATTGAGCTTTTCCGGCCAAATGCACGGCTTGGTGCTGATTGATGGAGAGGGGACTGTGCTTCGTCCGGCGATTTTGTGGAATGACACTCGAACGACAGCCCAATGCCGACGGATAGAGGAAACACTGCAGGACAAATTGCTTGGCATCGCCCGCAACCGTGCATTGGAAGGCTTTACTCTGCCGAAAATCCTGTGGGTTCAGGAGTTTGAGCAAGAGCTGCTGGATCAAGCGGCGCTGTTCCTGCTGCCGAAAGACTATGTGCGCTACCGGCTAACCGGGAAGTACGCCATGGATTATTCGGATGCGGCAGGCACGCTGCTGTTGGATGTAACAGGCAAAGATTGGAGCAGCGAGATATTGGATGCATTCCAGCTGCCACACTCGATTTGCCCGCCGCTGGTTGAATCGTTCGACCTGTGCGGTACGCTGCTGCCTGAAATTGCAGAACAGTCCGGCCTGCTGCCGGATACGAAGGTGTTTGCGGGCGGTGCTGACAATGCTTGTGGAGCGATTGGAGCAGGCATCCTTGCAGAAGGACAGACGATGTGCAGCGTAGGCACTTCCGGCGTGGTACTTTCCTACGAGGAACGTAAAGAGGTCGATTTTGAAGGGAAGATTCACTTTTTTAACCACAGTGAGAAAGATGCTTTCTACATTATGGGCGTTACGCTTTCAGCCGGATACAGCTTGGAGTGGTTCAAGAAGACGTTTGCTCCTAGTGTTTCCTTTGATGAATTGCTGGAAGGTATCAGCGACATTCCCGCGGGAAGTTGTGGCCTGCTGTTCACGCCGTATATCGTGGGCGAGCGCACTCCATATCCGGATGCCAATATCCGCGGTAGCTTTATCGGCATGGACGCGGGACACAAGCTCCCGCATTTTACGCGGGCCGTCCTTGAAGGGATTACGTTCTCATTGCGGGAGTCGATTGACATCCTGCGGGCATCCGGCAAAAAGATCGATACTGTCATCTCGATCGGCGGCGGAGCGAAGAACGAGAACTG
Above is a window of Paenibacillus uliginis N3/975 DNA encoding:
- the xylB gene encoding xylulokinase, with the translated sequence MSYVIGVDLGTSAVKTVLVDRRGKVVAEHSESYPLSQPKPGYSEQRPEDWVEKTLLSLKRLMEETAIEPSEIEGLSFSGQMHGLVLIDGEGTVLRPAILWNDTRTTAQCRRIEETLQDKLLGIARNRALEGFTLPKILWVQEFEQELLDQAALFLLPKDYVRYRLTGKYAMDYSDAAGTLLLDVTGKDWSSEILDAFQLPHSICPPLVESFDLCGTLLPEIAEQSGLLPDTKVFAGGADNACGAIGAGILAEGQTMCSVGTSGVVLSYEERKEVDFEGKIHFFNHSEKDAFYIMGVTLSAGYSLEWFKKTFAPSVSFDELLEGISDIPAGSCGLLFTPYIVGERTPYPDANIRGSFIGMDAGHKLPHFTRAVLEGITFSLRESIDILRASGKKIDTVISIGGGAKNENWLQMQADILGAEIVKLESEQGPAMGAAMLAAYGCGWFPSLQACASAFLRPAQKYVPNSETVASYEKLFALYQSVYGVTRQLSGQLSEYRG
- a CDS encoding ROK family protein gives rise to the protein MTNITGDQALVKKINTSIILNTIIRNAPLSRAKVSELTGLNKATVSNLVLELCDNHLVQEIGPGESSGGRKPRMLLFNGEAGYAVGVEIRLKQMMAVLTDLEGRILAEEECMLEQHDVSSVLDMMIHMINGLMKLAPNSHYGIVGVGVGVPGMVDGDGMVLFAPNLGWEMVPLQQLLENEIGVPVTIDNEANAGAQGELRFGAGRDAKHLLYISAGSGIGSGIIINGELYKGARGYAGETGHMTIEADGKECSCGNRGCWELYASEKAYDLTRSTLPSRRTSELVKLAEQGHAETIDHFSEMGRYLGVGITNLVNGFNPQSVVIGGPLSDARDWIGDTMQKVVSERTLPYHREEMEIHFAELGSRSTVIGAAYSAVSQFLGPVRVSMPVN
- the xylA gene encoding xylose isomerase gives rise to the protein MAYFNNINKIEYEGSKSTNPYAFKFYNPNEVVAGKTMEEHLRFAMAYWHTLTAGGSDPFGADTAVRPWGKFSGMDLAKARVEAGFEFMDKLNMPFFCFHDVDIAPEGNNLREFYSNIDTIVDMIEENMKSSGKKLLWNTANMFTNPRYMHGAATTCNADVYAHAAAQVKKGLEVGKRLGAENYVFWGGREGYETLLNTDMGLELDNLARLFNMAIDYAKEIGFDAQFLIEPKPKEPTKHQYDFDAATTIAFLQKYGLDKHFKLNLEANHATLAGHTFEHELRVARLNGMLGSLDANQGDMLIGWDTDEFPVNIYDATLTLYEVLMNDGLGRGGVNFDAKVRRPSFEPEDLFLAHIAGMDTYAKGLKVAAKLIEDRVFEDFIAKRYSSFTEGIGADVVSGKATLASLAEYALNNEKPRKNESGRQEMLKGLLNQYILAD
- a CDS encoding glutaredoxin family protein, whose protein sequence is MENVIVYTSNNCPHCKQVKSFLSEQGIAYEERNIETNDEFAQQVWDMGIRAVPLTIIGEHRIMGMNKLQFNKALAPQTEA